The DNA sequence GTCTCCGGGAGTCTGGTCTACTTTACCTATACATCTAATTTAGCTGAGCGTACCCCTGAAGGGCGCTTCGGAGTTTACATCGCAAGAATAGGCAATGATCCTGATCGCTCACTGCATATTCGGTTGATGGAAACCTTAGTTGCCAACCTTGATGGTAAAGCGAAAGACGCTGGGATTAGACTGGAGTTCAAAGATCTCAAGAGTGAAATAACTGATCAAGAGATTGATCGCCTCCCTGAGAGAACGAGGAATATCAACGCTACAATCGTTATATGGGGGATGGCAATTCAGAATAATGAGGCGTACCTACGCTTGTGGACGAAGTCAGGTGAAATATCTAGATCGCCGAAGCCGGTTACTTTTACTGACATAAATCAATTGGCTGAATTTGCAACGCAAGTGTGGGAAAGGATTGATCAAGCAAGGCTCAGCAGCCTTTCAGCGGAGGAGAGAAAAACCGAACTGGAAAAGGAGGTTGCGGAACTGAAGGCCGACGTTGCGAAGTTACGAGAATTGATGACCTCCTCATTAGTTGTTCGTTCCGCCACAGATTCAACCGCAGCGGCAAATCTGATCACTATTCTGATTGGGGTAGGGGAATATTCAGAACCCGGATTGCGCCTCTTTGGCCCGGCAAACGATGTGGCAGCGCTACGGCAGGTGCTTGTCCCGCGAACCTCTCAATTCAAGATTCTCTTAGATAAGGAGGCCACTAAACAGAGGATAGAGGAAACTGTAAAATCCACCGCTCAGCAACTTCCATCCGATATCCCATTGTTAGTTTATTTTAGCGGCCATTCAATGACCGATAAGGCGAACAATACTTATAGCTATATCCCCTATGATTACAATTCACAGTCTAACATTGGCAATGTTATAGAACTTCGGGCTCTCATTATTGATTTATTAAAAAGCCACCACAAGTCAATAGTGATTGTTGACGGGCACTTTGATCCCAGTTCAATACCCAAAGAACTTACCTCCGAGGCCGCTATAATATCGGCCGCAGTAAGTACGATGGCATTTGAGACAACAGTTGATGGAAAGCCGCAGGGTTTGTTTACAGCCGCGTTGGTGAAGGCTCTTGCCGCAGTGCCCTCCACTATCCCGATAAACATTAAAAGCCTTTTCAGTACTACGAAGGTACTTCTAAAACAAAGCCAATCTCTGGAGACAGATCCAACTCTGGTAGTTGGTGCAAATCCACCTTCTTTTTAGACGACAATCACATACAAAAGCGTCATATTATACTAGCCGCAATCTAACCGCCGCATACATCCGACCTGCAATCATGTAGCCTCTCAAGTTCAAAGACGTATCGGGCTTGTGATGCGGAGCGTAGTGCCCTCGCGAGTGAATCGGAGTTAAGATGTTTCCGAATCTGAGATCTCAGATCCGCCTGTAATCAGCGAAAGCAATGTCTTCCGAGCAAGAGAAAGATGTTTTACGAGAGTGGCGTGAGTCGGCGCCTTATTGGGCGAAGCACGCGGATACCGTCCGATCGCTGTTCGCGCCGATCACTGCCGGCCTGATCGAAGCCGGCGGCATCAGCAACGGCCACTCTGTACTGGATGTCGCAGGTGGCGCGGGCGAGCCTTCCATCACGATAGCCGAATCGGTGGGCGCTTCGGGGTCGGTCATCTGCACTGATGCGGTGGCCGAGATGGTTGCGACTGCAAGAAACGAAGCCCGCAGGAAGGGCGCTTCTAACATCGGCTTCGCTCAATGCGTGGGCGAATCA is a window from the Acidobacteriota bacterium genome containing:
- a CDS encoding caspase family protein, whose product is VSGSLVYFTYTSNLAERTPEGRFGVYIARIGNDPDRSLHIRLMETLVANLDGKAKDAGIRLEFKDLKSEITDQEIDRLPERTRNINATIVIWGMAIQNNEAYLRLWTKSGEISRSPKPVTFTDINQLAEFATQVWERIDQARLSSLSAEERKTELEKEVAELKADVAKLRELMTSSLVVRSATDSTAAANLITILIGVGEYSEPGLRLFGPANDVAALRQVLVPRTSQFKILLDKEATKQRIEETVKSTAQQLPSDIPLLVYFSGHSMTDKANNTYSYIPYDYNSQSNIGNVIELRALIIDLLKSHHKSIVIVDGHFDPSSIPKELTSEAAIISAAVSTMAFETTVDGKPQGLFTAALVKALAAVPSTIPINIKSLFSTTKVLLKQSQSLETDPTLVVGANPPSF